In the Trinickia acidisoli genome, TGTACCCCGCTTACTACGACACGCTGATCGCCGCCTGCCGCGAAGGCGGACTCACGCTGCGCGTCACTCAAGAAGAGCAGACCGAATCGGCGATTCTTTCGCTCGTCTCGGCTGGCATCGGTACCGCGCTCGTCAATTCCGCGAACCGTTCGCGCGCTCCCGCGCGCGTCGCATTCGTCCCCATCCGGTCGTTTCCATTGCGATTGCCGCTGGCATTTGCCTATCCGCAGACCAACGACAATCCCGCCCTCGCGCGGTTGATCGCCGTGCTGAAGGCAAACGGCGCGCAGGCCAAGCATGCCGGCCGCTGATATAGCGCCCGACGTATTTCTTCGTCCATCCGCCTTACCCTCGGCATGTTTCAACTCACGCTGAAACATGAGTGGAAGCGGGCGTCATACACTGCCTCCATATTCCGATTGCCGAGGCACCCGTGGCACCCACGACATGCATTACACAGACCGTTCCGGCCGACCCATTACAAGCCGTCATACACGCCGACCCCTTCCCGTATTACGCGGCGCTTCGAGCACGCGCGCCAATCGTGCGCGACGAAGCGCTGAAGTTATGGATCGCGGCGCGTGCACATACGGTACGGGCCGTGCTCGACAATGAAAGACTGACTGTGCGCCCCACGAGCGAGCCGGTACCGCGCGCGATTGCCGGCCAACCGGCCGGGGAGGTCTTTGCGCGCCTTGCCCGCATGAACGAGGGAGCCGGCCATCGCATCGCCCGCCAAGCGCTCGTCGCAGGACTCAGCGCGGTGGACGGCGCAACGGTGTTTCAATCGGCAAGAAAACACGCGGCCTCCACGATCGAGCGATTCAACACAGACGATGCAGCGCTGCTCGATGTCTTGGCCTTCGCGCTGCCCGTGCGCGTCATCGCCGAGTTGGTAGGGCTATCCGCGCCCAACGGCCTGGAGGCAACCGTTCGGCAATTCGTCGCTTGCCTGTCTCCCACATCCACACCCGAAGCGCTTCGCGATGCGCACGATGCCGCATCGAGGCTGCAAACTCAGCTCTATGCGCTGACGCGAAATGCGACAGCCGGGTCGGCATTGGTCGAGCGCATCGTCGCCGGCGGACTCGCGCGCGAGATCGAACTACCGAACGCATTGGTATCGAACTTGCTCGGGTTGTTCTCGCAAACGTTCGACGCAACGGCCGGGCTCATCGGCAACGGTGTCGTCACGCTTGCGCGGCACGCAAACGTTGCGGCGCGCCTTGCCGCATCGCCTTCCGATATCCACGCCTTCATACGGGAAGTCGCTCGCTTCGATCCGCCCGTGCACAACACGCGCCGCTTCGCGCGCGAGACGGTTTGCATCGAAGGCGTAGCGGTGCAGTCCGGCGACTGCGTGCTCGTCCTACTAGCTGCGGCGAGCCGCGACGAAGCCGTGTTCGAAGACGCCGAACGCTTCGTGCTCGACCGTGAGGCGCATCCCCTCCCAGGTTTTGGCGCGGGACGTCATGCGTGCCCCGGAGAAACGATCGCACAGGCGATCGCCGCCGGCATCGTTGCCGAACTCGTTGCGAGCGAATTCGACTTCGCCAATCCCGCGCTGCGTTGGACCTACAGGCCGTCGTTGAACAGCCGGATACCGAAGTTCGCCTTCGTCGAGAGGAACGCGTCATGATCGCCGTCATCTTCGAAGTGACGCCCCGAGCAGGCCACCGCGACGAATATCTCGACATCGCCGCCAGCCTCAAACCGTTGCTCGCCGACATCCCAGGCTTCATTTCCATCGAGCGCTTTCAAAGCCTCAGCAACCCCGACAAACTGCTTTCACTCTCGTTTTGGGCGGATGAACAGGCCGTCGCTCAATGGCGCAACATCGAGGCCCATCGCCATGCGCAAGCGCAAGGACGCGCCTCCGTGTTCGCCGACTATCGTCTGCGTATCGCCGGCGTCGTACGCGACTACGGCATGAACGAACGCGAACAGGCGCCTGGCGACAGCCGGCGCGTTCATGATCGAGCCGATGATTGAGCGGGCTGCGGTCTGCATCCGGGTGATGCCTTGTGCGGCACTTTCGATAGGAGTCCTATCTATTCGATGTTGACGCCGTCGGCCCCGATCAAACCGCCCTCGCTTCCTCGACCCATCCGGAGAGGTTTTCCATTTCCATTTCGTCGGCCTCGATCGCAGGCGGCACGACCGACTTCACGAAGTCGATGAATGTCTTGACCTTCGCATCGAGATGCCTTCTCGACAGGTAGAGCACGCGAATGCCGTGGCCCGCCAACCTGTGCCGCGGCAACACGCGAACCAACTCGCCCGTGCGCAGGCCCTCGAGCGCAGTGGGAATCGGCAAAGGGCCGAGGCCCATTCCCGCTTTGATGGCATCGGCCAATGCGTCGGGCACGTTGACGACGAACGGCCAAGGCTCCGGCGGACTAAATAGTTCGTGCGACGGGCTGTCGAACATCCACGCTCCTGTCAACACGTTGGGTATTTCGAGCTGCAGACAGGCATGCTCCCCGAGATCTCGCACCGTCCGCGGTATGCCTCTCGAATGCAGGTATCGTGGCGATGCACAGAGCACGCAATAGGTCGTGCCGATCTGCTGCGACACGATGGTGGAGTCGCTCAGTGTGTTCGCGGCGACGATTGCGAGGTCTTGACCTTCGTCGAGCAGATTCGGCACGCGCTGCGCGAGCGTCAATTCGATCCGCACGTCGGGATAGCGTTCGCGATAGTGTGCGAGCCGCGGCAGCAGATACTTGCGGCCGAAGCCGGTGCTCGCGTGCACGCGCAACCGCCCGGACGGATTGACCGCGGCGCCCGCCGCTTCGACTTCGGCTAGATCGACGAGGTCGAGGATGTGCCGGCAATGCTCCATGTAGCGCTTGCCGACCTCTGTCACGGCGAGCCGCCTCGTGGTGCGATTGAGCAGGCGCGTGCCGAGCTTGGCCTCGAGCGTCGCGATGGCGCGCGACACCTGAGGCGTCGTGACGGAGGCGGCAGCGGCAGCTTTGGTGAAACTGCCTGCTTCAACCACCTTGACGAACAACCGTATGTTCTCGAGTGTATGCATGTCTATCGAATCGATTCGATTCGTTTCGATACTTCAACCATCCACCAGCCCCTGCGCGGCAGCCGTTCGCGCCACCTTGCGGCGTTCCGTCATCAACAAGACCGCCAGCGCGGCAGCCTCGAGCACGCCGCCTACCCACCCCAGATGCACCGCGCCGTTGTTCGTCAGGGTGTATGCGCCGAGCGCCGAGCCGACGGAAAAGCCGACGTACATGAACGATGCATGGAGCGACAGCGTGACCGGCGCAACGCTGACACCGCCCACGCCGATGAGCCGCGTTTGTTGCGGCGCGATGAACCCCCACACCGACATGCCCCAGAGAATGACGGCCACGATAACGGGAATGAGCGCGGCTTGCCGCTGGACGTAGGCGTCGATCGCCGACAACGCGACGAACGCCGCAACCAATACCGTCAAGGCGAGCACGATCACCCGGTAGTACCCGAGCTTATCGGTCAAACGCCCGCCGAGCACCATGCCGCTCACTGCCGACACGCCCCAGATGAACAGAATGAAACTGGTGGGCGCCCCGTGCGAGCCTAGCGCTTCGCCCAAGTACTCGGCGATATACGTGTAGACGACGAAGGCACCCATGGCCCAGAACAGCGTCGACATCAGCGCTGTCAGCACAGCGGGCCGCCGTGCCACTTGCAGGCGCTGGCTCAGCGACGCCGTCGGCAGTCCCTTGCCGAATTCCTTCGACAGCCCGAATACGAGACCGACAGTGCCGATCGCGCCGATGACGGCCACGCTGATGAACGTCGTGCGCCAGCCGCCGAAGCTGGCGATGATCGAGCCGATCGGCACGCCGAGCGCGATCGCCACACTCGAGCCGCCGTTGACGATCGCCAACGCGCGGCCTCGATGCTCGGGCGCGACGATCGAGCCCGCCACCGCATTGGCATTGGGAAGAAACAGCCCAGCGGCGAATGAGAGCAGCACACGCGCCCCCATCAATTGATAGAAGCTCGTCGCCCGCCAAGCGAAGAGATTGGCAAGCGTGAATGCGGCAAGGCTGAATATCAGCAGCGTGCGACGATTCAAGTTGCCGGTCAGCGTCGTCAAAACCGGCGAACTGATCGCGTACGTGAACGCGAAGACCGTCACGAGCAGTCCGGCCATGCCGACACTCACGGAAAGGTCCTTGGAGATACTCGGCAACAGCGGCGCAATCATGAAACCTTCGGTCGAGAGCGCGAATGCGCCGACCGCCAGCCAATAGAGCGGTCGTCTCGAGGTGATATGACGTGTTTCCATTACGACTCCACATTAAGAAGACGACCGTTGCATCGAGCATTGCACTCGATGCGTCAAACCGGCCCTCATGATTAGGACTCCTAACTTTATTGCCTTGATTCGATTGCGCTGGCGGCGCTCTTCGCCGCCGTGTGCTTTTCTTTTTGAGCCGCTTATCGTGATGCGCGCTTGCGCGAGATCGTGCGCCGCTAGGTGTGCCCGACGCTTGCCGACGGCCGCCGAAGCGGCTCGCGTCAGGATGCGGTCCGAGCGACCGATTCCACCCATTCGCACATGCCGTCGACCTCGCGTTGAATGAACGCTTCGTCGGCAAACGCGCTCGCCAGCATCGCCACGCCCTGCGTACGCGAAAGCAGATGCATCGCCAATATATCCGCTTCCGATTCCTTGCCTAGCAACGCGAATTGCTCGCGCAGCCACGAGCGGAACAACATGAACTGCGCGCTCGCCTGGCCACGCGATTCGTGATCGAGCTTCATCAGCTCCGTCCATAGCGTGCCGATCGGGCAGCCCGAACGCATGATCCTCGTTTGATTGACGATCAGCGTCCGGGCGAAATAACAAATGCGCTCGACCGGCGTCTTGCCCTCGGCCTCCCATTTGGCCAATAGCGTTCGAAGGTTCGACAAACGCGCATGGATGACGGCGTCGAGAATGTCGTCCTTCGTTTTGAAGTGATAGTAGAAATTTCCGCGCGAGATCTTTACGTCATCGGCGATGTCCGAAAACGAGGTGTGGCTGTAGCCTCGCTGGTAAAACAGCTTGTCTGCCGCTTTGACGATCAGTTCTCGCGTCGATTCGTCTTTCATGTCAGCACCTTGTCGGCCTCGCTCGCTTTGCGCTCCCGCGCGCCCGATTAGGACGCTCGTCTTAGCCGCAAGATTAGGACGGCCGTCCTACGTTGTCAAGCGGACATTTCGAGCCCCATCACTCAAAGTAAGACGGATCGAGATAATCGCCGAGGCGCGCGCGCATCCGATCGCGAAACACGATCATCGAAGGCCACGGCTGCATGTACGCGCGCCAATCGGCGATCCGTTCGTCGGCATCGAGCCGCGCGATGCTGACGATCTCGAGCGGCAACGCCTTCGACGTGAACGCCCGAAGAAATTGCATGTCGCTTCGCAGCGCCGGGCCGTATTCGCATTCGCCATATGCGGCGCCCGCATGCGCGAGGACATGCGTCACCGCGTCCACCCCGCGCACCGGCCGCACGAATGCGGGAGCATGGAATGCAGCCTCGTCGGCCAACGGAAACGGAAACCGCCGATGCACGAGTTCGGCGGAGTCTGCCGGTCTCGCATCCGGCGGCGCAACCTGCCATGTCCGCGGCTGACTCGAAAGCCAAGGCAGCAACCGTTCGCGCCACTCATCGAGGAATTGCACCGGACGCAAGGCAATCCGCACCTCGGCGAGCTTGCCCTGCTCGTCGAGCAGCGCAAGCGTGACGCCTTCGATCTTCCGCTCGGCCGGCCCGCTCGTCCATGCGACAGCCGCTGCGGAATCGCCCTGAAATCGGGCGCTTGCTTCGAGTTCCGAGCCCAGTGCCTCCGCGGCGGCTCGAAGGCTACGGAGCACGGCCTCTTTGCCTTCGATCGGCTCGATCACGAACGGATGCGCAAGCCGCATGTCTGAAGCGAGAACTGCAAACTCACTCAATTCATTCAGAAAGAACAGATCAGACATCTTGCACCTCGTGGTTTCGATTCATGTCTACGGCTCCCAAATGCTCGGCTGCTTCGGAGCGCGCCGTCCGTTCGATCTCCGAGAGGAAATCGGCGACTTGCGGCCCAAAGGTCGCCACGTTTTCTTTGTCGAATAGTGCGATGTGCTCGGCGAAGCACGAGAACGGCGACAGTTCGACGTGGCCCGGCGACGCGATGCGCACGTCCAGTTGCCGTAGCGCCGGAACGAAATGTCGCTCCCAGCCTCGCGAGTATTCGTTGTCCGTCACGTTGATCGAAAACGCCTGCGCCGCTAATGTCACGGAACCGTCGATTTCCCCCATCGTCATCCGATAGAAGCGGCGAATCGTGAAGAGTGTCTCGAGCGCTTCGGTGACTTCACCGCTCGGATCGGGCAGCATGAGCCCACGCCCGTTCTCGGCAAGCTGATCGAGAAACCAGCGTGCCGTGTGAGCCATGCCCGCGCTCACAATGTGCGCCGGCACCGATACGTCAGGCAGGACGAGTTGCGCGAGATGCGCGACATCCTGCGCGTCGGCAAGCCGTATGCCGGTGCCGAAGATGGTCACGAGGCGTTCGATGGCATGCATGCCCGCGAGTGCGCGGTCGTGCGCATCGGCATCCATCACGCGACGCGCTTCGACGAACTTCGCGAGCCGCACGCCGGTTTGCCGATAGACGTCGAACATCAGCACGCCGAGTACCCGTTCGCCTTGCCGCTCGAGCAGCGATGCGACTTCGAATGCAAGGCGGCCGCCGGCCGACCATCCGCCGAGAATGTAAGGGCCGTGCGGTTGCTGGCTGCGCAATGTCTCGACGAGCAACGCGACATATTCGGCCAGCGTCTCTCCGCCCTGCACCTTGTTCACGAGCACGAGCGGCCGATCTCCCGTGTACTGGCGCAGCGGCAGATAAGACCACGCATAGCCGCCCATGCCGTGGACCATCGTCAGCGGTACTTTCGACGCGTTGCCGGGCAACAGCACGACGTTCGTCGCAATCGCCGCGGTATCGGACGATGCGGATGATGCGGACGATGTCTCGTTCGCCTGCCTGCTGCCACGTGCGTCGCTCGCCGCCGCGGTAAATGCCGCAGACGTATCGCCCGAGGATGCGCTCGCCAGCGCATCGCCGAGTTCTCGCAGCAATTCATCGGCCATCGCGGCCACGGTGGGATGCTTGAGCGTGAATGTATTCGACAAACGCTTCCCACCCAGCGATGCCCCGAGCTTGAGCCGAAGTTCGACCGTCATCAGTGAGTCGAGCCCGATATCGACGACAGGCTGATCGAACGGAATGTCCTCGAGTGCACGGCCCGATACCGCGGCGACGCATTCGCGTATGAAATCGCGCAGCGCTTGGATGCGCACGTCCGGCGCCAAGCCCGAGAGTCGGCTCAACAGGTTCCAAGCCGGCGCGGCGGCCTTCGTTCCGGGGCGTTCGTCGGTCGTCGCCGGCACGACCGCCTGCGCCGGTTCGCCTGCTGCATCGATGAGCCCGTCGAGCACCTCCAATCCGCGCGCGGGATCGATGCTCAAACGCTCCTTCACAACGTTCGAACGAACCGCCATGCCGACGTCGGCCCATGGCCCCCAATTGATCGCGAGCGCGGGCAAACCCATCGCCTTGCGATGATGCGCAAGCGCGTCGAGGAACGCGTTCGCGGCGGCATAGTTCGCTTGTCCGCCAAGACCGACAACCGACGAATTGGACGAATAGAGCACGAAAAAATCGAGCGGATCGGCCTGCGTTTCGATATGCAGATGCCACGCACCCTCGACCTTGGGGCCGAACACCTCGTCGAAGCTATCGCTTGTCTGACGCTCGATCGAACGATCGGCCACCACTCCCGCGCAGTGAATGACCCCGCGCAACGCCGGCATCGACAAGCGAGCCGCCGACAGCACGCGCGCGATGTCTTGCGTTTTACCCACGTCAGCGCGTTCGACGATGACGCGCGCACCTTGTTGCGCCATCCAACGCAGCACCGATTCGGATTCCTCGGTCGCGCCGCGCCTGCCGACGAGCACGAGCGAGCGGGCCCCACGCTCCACGAGCCGGCGCGCGGCGATGAGGCCAAGGCCGCTCAATCCGCCCGTGACGAGGTAAGTCGCATCGGAGCGGATACGATTGTCAGATGCTTTCGAGGGCAACTGCAATCGCGCAAGCTGCGGCTCATGTCGAGTACCCGCGCGCACGACGACCTCATCCGCGCGCTTATCGTCGCTCATCGTCGATGCTTCTACGAGTTCGCTCGCTAGCCACGCTGCCTGAGCTTGCAGCGAACCCTGCGAATCGAGATCGACGAGCCTCGCTCCCAGTTCGGGGTGCTCGCGCCGCACGACGCGCCCGAAGCCCCAAAGCGGCGCCTGGTCGAGCCGTAGCGCATCCGACGCGCCTTCGACACGCTGCGCACCGCGCGTCACGAACGTCAGCCGAACATTCGCACCGCTCTCGTTGACGTAACTCAACAAGCCCTGCACGATATGCAGCGCCCTATGGCTTGTCGAAGCGAACGTACCGCCCGGGTTCTTCTGCGATGCACCCTCGTCATCGATCGACCAACCGTCCACGACATCGGTCACGGGCCGGCGCTGTGCCGCCTGCCGCACGATCTGCCCGAGTTCGCGTTCGCAGCTACC is a window encoding:
- a CDS encoding LysR family transcriptional regulator, yielding MHTLENIRLFVKVVEAGSFTKAAAAASVTTPQVSRAIATLEAKLGTRLLNRTTRRLAVTEVGKRYMEHCRHILDLVDLAEVEAAGAAVNPSGRLRVHASTGFGRKYLLPRLAHYRERYPDVRIELTLAQRVPNLLDEGQDLAIVAANTLSDSTIVSQQIGTTYCVLCASPRYLHSRGIPRTVRDLGEHACLQLEIPNVLTGAWMFDSPSHELFSPPEPWPFVVNVPDALADAIKAGMGLGPLPIPTALEGLRTGELVRVLPRHRLAGHGIRVLYLSRRHLDAKVKTFIDFVKSVVPPAIEADEMEMENLSGWVEEARAV
- a CDS encoding MFS transporter, which translates into the protein METRHITSRRPLYWLAVGAFALSTEGFMIAPLLPSISKDLSVSVGMAGLLVTVFAFTYAISSPVLTTLTGNLNRRTLLIFSLAAFTLANLFAWRATSFYQLMGARVLLSFAAGLFLPNANAVAGSIVAPEHRGRALAIVNGGSSVAIALGVPIGSIIASFGGWRTTFISVAVIGAIGTVGLVFGLSKEFGKGLPTASLSQRLQVARRPAVLTALMSTLFWAMGAFVVYTYIAEYLGEALGSHGAPTSFILFIWGVSAVSGMVLGGRLTDKLGYYRVIVLALTVLVAAFVALSAIDAYVQRQAALIPVIVAVILWGMSVWGFIAPQQTRLIGVGGVSVAPVTLSLHASFMYVGFSVGSALGAYTLTNNGAVHLGWVGGVLEAAALAVLLMTERRKVARTAAAQGLVDG
- a CDS encoding TetR/AcrR family transcriptional regulator, which translates into the protein MKDESTRELIVKAADKLFYQRGYSHTSFSDIADDVKISRGNFYYHFKTKDDILDAVIHARLSNLRTLLAKWEAEGKTPVERICYFARTLIVNQTRIMRSGCPIGTLWTELMKLDHESRGQASAQFMLFRSWLREQFALLGKESEADILAMHLLSRTQGVAMLASAFADEAFIQREVDGMCEWVESVARTAS
- a CDS encoding cytochrome P450 — encoded protein: MAPTTCITQTVPADPLQAVIHADPFPYYAALRARAPIVRDEALKLWIAARAHTVRAVLDNERLTVRPTSEPVPRAIAGQPAGEVFARLARMNEGAGHRIARQALVAGLSAVDGATVFQSARKHAASTIERFNTDDAALLDVLAFALPVRVIAELVGLSAPNGLEATVRQFVACLSPTSTPEALRDAHDAASRLQTQLYALTRNATAGSALVERIVAGGLAREIELPNALVSNLLGLFSQTFDATAGLIGNGVVTLARHANVAARLAASPSDIHAFIREVARFDPPVHNTRRFARETVCIEGVAVQSGDCVLVLLAAASRDEAVFEDAERFVLDREAHPLPGFGAGRHACPGETIAQAIAAGIVAELVASEFDFANPALRWTYRPSLNSRIPKFAFVERNAS
- a CDS encoding antibiotic biosynthesis monooxygenase family protein; its protein translation is MIAVIFEVTPRAGHRDEYLDIAASLKPLLADIPGFISIERFQSLSNPDKLLSLSFWADEQAVAQWRNIEAHRHAQAQGRASVFADYRLRIAGVVRDYGMNEREQAPGDSRRVHDRADD